The proteins below come from a single Mycolicibacterium sp. TY81 genomic window:
- a CDS encoding cytochrome P450 has translation MNSLTTPSAARLPEATRLPGPVLLAGWIYFRRRLLTGLQCRHGSTFTMKMAPYGRCVVLTTADLTKELFTASTEIAGNGVPNLGNVLGPGSTFALEGEAHRRRRKLLVPPFHGRQMRAHEQLMIEETRREATTWRMGEEMESAEPFMRLTLNIILRAVLGAEGAHLEQLRRIMPPMVELGAKLTASPFADPDRRWGAWARFRSMRAEYDAVVLDLIAATRADPTLSERDDVLAMLVQSTYEDGEAMTDTEIADELFTLLGAGHETTANTLAWAVERLRRHPALLDRLVEEIDRGGTELLAATVLEVQRTRPVVTEVARMIAGEPLQLGQWVIPPGYQIVVALDQVQLDENVFPDPMTFHPDRFIGAKPGMYSWIPFGGGTRRCIGAAFADMEMNVVLRTLLQDYELSPTTAPDEKWRSRGVAWTPGDGGRAVWHRRTVPQVVGRVDAAVGEVVA, from the coding sequence ATGAACTCGCTCACTACCCCCTCGGCGGCCCGCCTACCGGAGGCGACCAGGCTCCCCGGCCCGGTTTTGCTCGCCGGCTGGATCTATTTCCGCAGACGTCTTCTGACCGGACTTCAGTGCCGCCACGGGTCGACCTTCACCATGAAGATGGCGCCCTACGGGCGCTGCGTCGTGTTGACCACCGCCGATCTGACCAAGGAACTCTTCACCGCCAGTACTGAGATCGCCGGTAACGGGGTCCCCAACCTCGGCAACGTCCTCGGGCCCGGGTCGACGTTCGCACTGGAGGGCGAAGCGCACCGACGCCGACGCAAGCTCCTGGTACCGCCCTTCCACGGCAGACAGATGAGGGCCCACGAGCAGCTCATGATCGAGGAGACCCGCCGCGAGGCCACGACGTGGCGGATGGGCGAGGAGATGGAGTCCGCCGAGCCATTCATGCGCTTGACGCTCAACATCATCCTGCGCGCCGTCCTCGGCGCCGAAGGCGCACACCTGGAGCAGTTGCGACGCATCATGCCGCCGATGGTGGAACTCGGAGCCAAGCTGACCGCCTCACCGTTCGCCGACCCCGACCGCAGATGGGGGGCTTGGGCACGATTCCGCTCGATGCGTGCCGAGTATGACGCAGTGGTGCTCGACCTCATCGCGGCCACGCGCGCCGATCCGACGCTGTCCGAACGCGACGACGTCCTGGCCATGCTGGTGCAGAGCACCTACGAGGACGGCGAAGCGATGACCGACACCGAGATCGCCGATGAGCTTTTCACCCTGCTCGGCGCAGGGCACGAGACCACGGCCAACACACTTGCCTGGGCCGTCGAACGGCTGCGACGCCATCCTGCGCTCCTCGACCGACTCGTCGAGGAGATCGATCGAGGTGGAACCGAGCTGTTGGCAGCCACGGTGCTCGAGGTCCAGCGCACCCGGCCGGTTGTTACCGAGGTCGCGCGGATGATCGCCGGGGAGCCCCTGCAACTGGGCCAGTGGGTGATCCCGCCGGGCTACCAGATTGTGGTCGCGCTCGACCAGGTACAGCTCGACGAGAACGTTTTCCCTGACCCCATGACGTTCCACCCCGACCGGTTCATTGGCGCCAAACCCGGTATGTACTCCTGGATTCCGTTTGGTGGTGGCACCCGCCGGTGCATCGGTGCCGCCTTCGCCGACATGGAGATGAACGTCGTGTTGCGCACCTTGCTGCAGGACTATGAGCTGTCCCCCACGACAGCCCCGGACGAGAAGTGGCGCTCCCGGGGTGTGGCCTGGACCCCGGGCGACGGTGGCCGGGCCGTCTGGCATCGCCGCACTGTGCCGCAGGTCGTCGGCAGGGTCGACGCCGCGGTCGGCGAGGTCGTGGCGTGA
- a CDS encoding cutinase family protein, translating to MTALASSLTLIPAASADPCPGVEVVFARGTFEAPGPGQTGQAFVDALRAHLPDESVDLYPVNYPASLDFPRAADGVADASTRVAAIAAQCPETQIVLGGYSQGAAVAAYTTTDVVPPGYALPPGITGPLPPEIADHVAAVVLFGKPTQGFVHMLVQTAPPITIGSRYADRTIDLCMVGDPVCSPDGFERSAHSAYRTAGMTTEAAQFAADRVRLRA from the coding sequence CTGACGGCCCTCGCGTCGTCGTTGACACTCATCCCCGCGGCGTCCGCCGACCCCTGCCCAGGAGTCGAGGTGGTCTTCGCTCGCGGCACCTTCGAAGCGCCAGGACCCGGGCAAACAGGACAAGCGTTCGTCGACGCACTGCGCGCCCATCTGCCCGATGAGTCCGTAGATCTCTACCCCGTGAATTATCCTGCCTCCCTCGATTTTCCCCGGGCGGCCGACGGGGTTGCCGACGCGAGCACCAGAGTTGCGGCGATCGCCGCGCAATGCCCGGAAACGCAGATCGTGCTCGGCGGGTACTCACAGGGAGCCGCCGTGGCGGCCTACACCACCACCGACGTCGTTCCGCCGGGATACGCTCTGCCGCCCGGAATTACGGGCCCGCTACCACCCGAGATCGCCGATCATGTCGCCGCCGTAGTGTTGTTCGGCAAACCCACGCAAGGCTTTGTGCACATGCTCGTCCAAACAGCCCCACCCATTACCATCGGCTCGCGGTATGCCGACCGGACCATCGACCTCTGTATGGTTGGGGACCCGGTGTGCTCGCCAGACGGCTTTGAACGCTCCGCCCACAGCGCATATCGCACAGCTGGGATGACCACCGAAGCAGCGCAATTCGCTGCCGACAGAGTGCGTCTTCGCGCCTAA
- a CDS encoding TetR/AcrR family transcriptional regulator, producing MSKSLRSQRALERRQQLINAAIEVIADVGLEATTTRKVAEQSGLPLSSVHHTFTDKDELICAVIDFVGDQVEALRRDAQHPQARKHSTPENAVREALFVFWSLVEDDPSFQLMQFELMIYCLRHPDSHWMAQRQYDRNCALVANALRTAVEGTVAAGGIDIEQTARLILAALDGIVLHFLVYRDRERAKIALESLASACSPYLTGGPGSYRGPRSLPATLRF from the coding sequence GTGTCAAAGAGTCTCCGATCACAGCGCGCCCTCGAACGTCGTCAGCAGCTCATCAACGCGGCGATAGAGGTGATCGCCGACGTGGGGTTGGAAGCGACGACCACCCGCAAGGTGGCCGAGCAATCCGGCCTCCCGTTAAGTTCGGTGCACCACACGTTCACGGACAAAGACGAATTGATCTGCGCAGTCATAGATTTCGTTGGCGACCAAGTCGAAGCGCTGCGGCGCGATGCGCAACACCCGCAGGCTCGGAAACATTCGACACCCGAGAACGCGGTGCGCGAGGCGCTGTTTGTCTTCTGGAGCCTCGTCGAAGACGATCCGTCCTTCCAGCTGATGCAATTTGAGCTCATGATCTACTGTTTGCGCCACCCTGACTCGCACTGGATGGCGCAACGGCAGTACGACCGCAACTGCGCTCTTGTCGCCAATGCGTTGAGGACAGCGGTCGAGGGTACGGTCGCCGCGGGCGGTATTGACATCGAGCAGACCGCTCGGCTGATCTTGGCTGCCCTGGACGGTATCGTGCTGCATTTCCTTGTGTATAGAGATCGCGAACGGGCCAAGATCGCGCTGGAGAGCCTAGCGAGTGCTTGTAGCCCGTACCTCACCGGGGGCCCGGGCTCGTACCGAGGTCCCAGATCGCTCCCAGCCACGCTGCGATTCTGA